A region from the Candidatus Methanoperedens sp. genome encodes:
- a CDS encoding flippase-like domain-containing protein, whose protein sequence is MERFKTRNIWFVALIGAAVFAIFANEIGFAKFFVLIGSANKPLILLAVFFNLLNLISYTITWRFLATENISFYKLFKFYMAGSFISNITPAFGTGGEPVKAMLLGKETGTSRAECFAGVVSQRMLNMFPFLTIGGAGIWLLFTIPGLKLGTLEVAALVFAILIAFSAFGLIIYFYIRKDRFSSFVHSSIRFFAPFIGFVKKGFDHRAYGDAVEEAINSFHGGLKNIGNNKYGIAKALVFSYLGWIFDILAIYSIFLSLGEAHIHISVLIITYTISMISGWVPLFLPGGLGIVDGTMAVLFIYSGVPKEMAVVATLLYRLASYWFNTILGAFYLGASLKTK, encoded by the coding sequence ATGGAAAGGTTCAAAACAAGAAATATCTGGTTTGTGGCTTTAATCGGTGCAGCCGTTTTTGCAATTTTCGCAAACGAGATAGGATTTGCAAAGTTTTTCGTTTTAATAGGAAGCGCCAATAAACCGCTGATCCTGCTTGCAGTTTTTTTCAATTTATTAAATCTCATATCCTACACGATCACATGGCGATTCCTTGCCACAGAAAATATCAGTTTTTATAAATTGTTCAAGTTCTATATGGCAGGGTCATTTATCAGCAACATCACTCCTGCATTCGGAACAGGCGGCGAACCTGTGAAAGCCATGCTTCTTGGGAAAGAAACGGGTACGAGCAGGGCGGAATGTTTTGCAGGCGTTGTGTCGCAGAGGATGCTTAACATGTTCCCTTTTTTGACCATCGGCGGCGCTGGCATCTGGCTTCTTTTTACCATACCCGGGCTTAAACTTGGAACACTGGAAGTCGCTGCATTGGTGTTCGCAATCTTAATCGCCTTTTCTGCATTCGGTCTTATCATATATTTCTATATCAGGAAAGACAGGTTTTCATCGTTTGTCCATTCGTCAATCCGGTTTTTTGCTCCTTTCATTGGATTTGTGAAAAAGGGTTTTGACCACAGGGCATACGGTGATGCTGTTGAGGAAGCGATAAACTCTTTCCATGGCGGTCTTAAGAATATCGGGAATAATAAATACGGCATAGCCAAAGCCCTCGTATTTTCTTACCTTGGATGGATTTTTGATATTCTGGCAATATACTCCATATTTCTTTCATTGGGCGAAGCGCACATCCATATCAGTGTATTGATAATCACCTACACAATTTCGATGATAAGCGGCTGGGTTCCTCTTTTTCTTCCCGGGGGTCTTGGTATAGTGGACGGCACCATGGCAGTGCTTTTCATATACAGCGGAGTGCCTAAGGAGATGGCTGTAGTTGCGACGCTGCTTTACAGGCTGGCGTCGTACTGGTTCAACACCATACTCGGGGCTTTTTATCTCGGCGCCTCGTTAAAGACAAAATAG
- a CDS encoding epoxyqueuosine reductase QueH, with amino-acid sequence MQILVHVCCAPCFTYPHKRLLEEGHDITALFYNPNIHPYSEYKNRLGSLETYAEMKATKVIYKNYDMENYLRGALASDERCRFCYTYRLAEAAKTAAQLGFDAFTTTLLISPYQKHEMLAKIGKKTADEYGIEFYYEDFREGYRESREIARALGLYMQKYCGCIFSEKERYLKKGSVLP; translated from the coding sequence ATGCAAATCCTCGTCCATGTCTGCTGCGCCCCATGCTTCACATACCCCCATAAGCGATTGCTTGAGGAGGGGCATGACATAACGGCTCTTTTTTATAACCCGAACATTCATCCTTATTCAGAATATAAAAACAGGCTTGGCTCACTTGAAACGTATGCAGAGATGAAAGCAACAAAGGTGATCTATAAAAATTATGATATGGAGAACTATCTTCGCGGTGCGCTTGCATCTGATGAGCGGTGTAGATTCTGCTATACTTACAGGCTCGCCGAAGCTGCAAAAACCGCTGCTCAATTAGGATTTGACGCCTTCACAACCACCCTCCTCATCTCGCCCTACCAGAAGCATGAGATGCTTGCAAAAATAGGGAAAAAAACCGCGGATGAATACGGCATCGAGTTCTATTACGAGGATTTCAGGGAAGGATACAGGGAATCCCGGGAGATTGCAAGAGCTCTCGGACTTTACATGCAGAAATACTGCGGCTGCATCTTCAGCGAAAAAGAGCGGTACCTTAAAAAAGGCAGTGTGCTCCCATGA
- a CDS encoding ATP-grasp domain-containing protein: MRILVAEYAVGKGMDGYMLEGRAMLNVLVRSFASCGHEVFYPTAGERLGTGKAVITAGFEASIEKLSKECDAAMVIAPDEMLGDLTEIVEENTENLGCPSYSVRLCADKLKCTRALEQEKIPVPETVEKEYKGDFVIKPRYGCASEGIHKSHSGVLKEGFIATRFIEGEHISASIITGRTQLPLTVNRQLIEIGDRISYKGGIVPYYCDRNDEIIDVAKRTAKVLGCRGYAGVDIVLGDKPYVVDVNPRPTTSIIGIAKVLETEIAELILKARFGELPAHVDVKGSFTFKKEDLFCL; this comes from the coding sequence ATGAGAATACTGGTCGCAGAATATGCAGTTGGCAAAGGCATGGACGGATACATGCTTGAAGGAAGAGCCATGCTCAACGTGCTTGTTCGCAGTTTTGCTTCATGCGGTCACGAGGTATTTTACCCGACCGCAGGTGAGCGGCTCGGCACAGGAAAAGCCGTGATTACGGCAGGGTTTGAGGCTTCCATTGAAAAATTATCAAAAGAGTGCGATGCCGCCATGGTTATTGCACCTGATGAGATGCTGGGAGACCTGACAGAGATTGTAGAAGAAAACACCGAAAACCTGGGATGCCCCTCTTATTCCGTGCGCCTCTGCGCTGATAAACTCAAATGCACCCGCGCACTTGAACAGGAAAAGATCCCCGTTCCAGAGACTGTTGAAAAGGAATACAAGGGAGATTTCGTGATAAAACCAAGATACGGCTGCGCTTCTGAAGGAATACACAAAAGCCATAGCGGTGTGCTAAAAGAAGGTTTCATCGCCACGCGGTTTATTGAAGGGGAGCATATAAGCGCCAGTATAATCACAGGCAGAACACAGCTTCCACTCACGGTCAACAGGCAGCTGATAGAAATTGGAGACAGGATTTCTTATAAAGGCGGGATAGTTCCGTACTACTGCGACAGGAATGACGAGATTATCGACGTTGCTAAAAGGACGGCAAAAGTCCTGGGATGCCGGGGATATGCAGGCGTGGATATCGTGCTCGGGGACAAGCCGTATGTTGTGGACGTAAACCCGAGACCCACGACGTCCATCATCGGGATAGCAAAAGTTCTTGAGACTGAAATAGCGGAGCTGATTCTCAAGGCAAGATTCGGGGAACTCCCTGCACATGTTGATGTAAAAGGCAGTTTCACCTTTAAAAAAGAAGATCTATTTTGTCTTTAA